Proteins co-encoded in one Kribbella qitaiheensis genomic window:
- the dprA gene encoding DNA-processing protein DprA, with product MGDLERVARAGLSRVVEPGDPAALEAFDGLSALEVWELLQTGTPRVERWAARLASTNPERDLERAQAVGGRFVIPGDDEWPEQIEVLAHAGQQARRGGVPFGIWVRGEANLRQALAKSVAVVGSRACSSYGEHAAAELAAGLADNEVTVVSGGAYGIDAAAHRGALAAAGLTIAVLACGVDVSYPKRNTALFDRIAAEGLIVSELPPGCSPTKLRFLARNRLIAAGTLGTLVVEAAVRSGALNSAGWAEQCGRAVLAVPGPITSRMSEGAHLLVRERNALLVTSIADILEAISPLGTALTSYPHAPDEPTDGFDLEVRRTLDAVPVLRPVPTLRIAVTAGLDAETVKECLETLADADLVEQLPAGWRLSPTHRRALGGT from the coding sequence GTGGGTGACTTGGAGCGGGTGGCGCGGGCTGGGTTGTCGCGGGTGGTGGAGCCGGGGGATCCGGCGGCGCTGGAGGCGTTCGATGGACTGTCTGCGCTTGAGGTCTGGGAGTTGCTCCAGACCGGTACGCCGCGGGTGGAGCGGTGGGCGGCTCGGCTTGCCAGCACGAATCCGGAGCGGGATCTGGAGCGAGCGCAAGCAGTGGGCGGGCGGTTTGTCATTCCGGGTGATGACGAGTGGCCGGAGCAGATCGAGGTGCTCGCTCATGCCGGACAGCAGGCACGTCGGGGCGGAGTGCCTTTCGGGATCTGGGTCCGCGGCGAGGCCAACCTCCGGCAAGCACTGGCGAAGTCCGTTGCCGTCGTCGGATCCCGCGCGTGTTCGTCGTACGGCGAGCACGCTGCCGCGGAGCTTGCTGCCGGGCTGGCTGACAACGAGGTGACCGTGGTTTCGGGCGGTGCGTACGGGATCGATGCCGCCGCTCACCGCGGCGCACTTGCCGCCGCGGGTCTGACCATCGCCGTCCTCGCCTGCGGTGTGGACGTTTCCTACCCGAAGCGCAACACCGCGCTGTTCGACCGTATCGCCGCTGAAGGGCTGATCGTGAGCGAGTTGCCACCCGGCTGCTCGCCGACCAAGTTGCGGTTCCTTGCCCGGAATCGGCTGATCGCGGCCGGCACGCTCGGGACCTTGGTGGTCGAGGCCGCAGTGCGAAGTGGCGCCCTGAACAGCGCCGGCTGGGCCGAGCAGTGTGGGCGAGCCGTGCTGGCAGTGCCCGGACCGATCACCTCGCGAATGTCCGAGGGGGCGCACCTCCTGGTCCGGGAACGCAACGCGCTGCTGGTCACCAGCATCGCGGACATCCTCGAAGCGATCTCTCCACTCGGGACCGCGCTGACCTCGTACCCCCACGCCCCCGACGAACCAACTGACGGTTTCGACCTCGAGGTCCGACGCACTCTCGACGCCGTGCCCGTCCTCAGACCCGTACCCACCCTCCGCATCGCCGTCACCGCCGGTCTCGACGCCGAGACAGTCAAGGAGTGCCTCGAAACCCTCGCCGACGCCGACCTCGTCGAACAGCTGCCCGCCGGTTGGCGCCTGTCCCCCACCCACCGCCGCGCCCTCGGCGGCACCTGA
- a CDS encoding GAF and ANTAR domain-containing protein, whose translation MSGIDDGYGENTADVFAELAIELHQSDGVEETVEAVLQFALQAVNCTQAGLALAQRGGRIEIAAVTGPVVETVYQLQIDTGEGPLIDTLRGGHTMLIRDAGTETRWPEWGTKITELGLRTVLHIALQVNDRIGGVLSLYSREPDAFDDDDDAVAHILARHAAIAVATARHEETMNLAVDARKLVGQAMGILMERYEVDGDRAFAILRRYSQDTNTKLRDVALRLVDTRKLSSPDPVGPDHKSPPASR comes from the coding sequence ATGAGCGGCATCGATGACGGGTACGGCGAGAACACTGCCGACGTATTCGCGGAACTGGCCATCGAGCTGCATCAGAGCGACGGTGTCGAGGAGACGGTCGAGGCCGTCCTGCAGTTCGCCCTGCAAGCCGTCAACTGCACCCAGGCCGGCCTGGCCCTGGCCCAGCGCGGCGGACGGATAGAGATCGCGGCCGTCACCGGGCCTGTCGTGGAGACCGTCTATCAGCTCCAGATCGACACCGGGGAAGGCCCGCTGATCGACACGCTCCGCGGTGGCCACACCATGCTCATCAGGGACGCCGGGACCGAGACTCGCTGGCCCGAATGGGGCACCAAGATCACCGAACTCGGCCTCCGCACGGTCCTGCACATCGCGCTCCAGGTCAACGACCGCATCGGCGGCGTGCTCAGCCTGTACAGCCGCGAACCGGACGCCTTCGACGATGACGACGACGCGGTCGCGCACATCCTTGCCCGGCATGCCGCGATCGCGGTCGCCACCGCCCGCCACGAGGAGACCATGAACCTGGCCGTCGACGCGCGGAAGCTGGTCGGGCAGGCGATGGGGATTCTGATGGAGCGGTACGAGGTGGACGGTGACCGCGCCTTCGCGATCCTGCGCCGCTACTCCCAGGACACCAACACCAAGCTTCGCGACGTTGCTCTGAGGCTGGTCGACACCCGCAAGCTGTCTTCGCCCGATCCTGTCGGACCGGACCACAAGTCACCCCCCGCCAGTCGCTGA